In the Drosophila takahashii strain IR98-3 E-12201 chromosome 3R, DtakHiC1v2, whole genome shotgun sequence genome, one interval contains:
- the LOC108065778 gene encoding probable enoyl-CoA hydratase, which yields MSRFVCKLLRSVNQTNFGCRHFSSSSIRNVESGSLDGTPARTVLVEKDSHITLIGINREQQRNSIDANTAEQLTQAISQFEEDDSSPVGVLYGIGGSFSAGYDLEELEAEAQRGSLNFLLRHEGSVGPTRRHLRKPIVCGISGFCVAGGVELALMCDLRVMEDTAVMGFFNRRLGVPLSDGGTVRLAAAVGYSNALDIIETGRRIYAGEARRMGLVNRVVATGTALGQAVNLAFSIAKFPMASLMHDRNALLENANAYNKPGFHVASYIEIMNVTSDMITDMQEGVKRFKNSELKGPKTDSWHIKEKTIPEWEKAEIEIEKQKT from the exons ATGAGCAGATTTGTTTGTAAACTTTTGCGGAGTGTAAACCAAACAAATTTCGGCTGCAGGCACTTTTCCTCGTCATCTATAAGGAATGTGGAAAGTGGATCCCTAGATGGGACTCCTGCCCGCACAGTTCTGGTGGAGAAGGACTCGCACATAACTCTGATAGGCATAAATCGCGAGCAGCAGCGCAATTCCATAGATGCCAACACCGCGGAGCAACTAACCCAGGCGATCAGTCAATTTGAGGAGGATGATTCCTCCCCAGTGGGTGTGCTCTATGGGATAGGCGGCTCCTTCTCCGCCGGCTATGACTTGGAGGAGCTGGAGGCGGAGGCCCAGCGCGGGAGCCTCAACTTTCTGTTGCGTCACGAGGGCTCCGTGGGACCGACGAGGCGGCATCTCCGCAAGCCTATCGTTTGCGGCATCAGCGGCTTCTGTGTGGCCGGCGGAGTGGAACTGGCTCTCATGTGTGACCTTCGGGTCATGGAGGACACTGCCGTGATGGGATTTTTCAATCGCCGCCTTGGAGTTCCTCTCAGCGATGGCGGAACCGTGCGTCTGGCCGCTGCAGTGGGTTACTCTAATGCCCTGGACATCATTGAAACAGGGAGACGCATCTACGCCGGGGAAGCCAGGCGAATGGGTCTCGTAAATCGCGTGGTGGCCACGGGCACAGCTTTGGGCCAAGCGGTGAACCTCGCCTTCTCCATAGCCAAGTTTCCCATGGCCTCCTTGATGCACGATCGGAATGCCCTGCTGGAGAATGCCAATGCCTACAACAAACCCGGTTTCCATGTGGCCAGCTACATTGAGATCATGAATGTCACCTCGGACATGATAACAGATATGCAGGAGGGCGTCAAGCGCTTCAAGAACT CTGAGTTAAAAGGCCCCAAAACGGATTCCTGGCACATCAAGGAGAAAACGATTCCGGAATGGGAAAAAGCTGAGATTGAGatcgaaaaacaaaagacatGA
- the LOC108065770 gene encoding uncharacterized protein yields MCANLFWLGLIACVAFARSIELNEAKRFFSVGGRVDGDQLLVKDVLHSRPAGLGELPKVTFTYEIQEPINCIDILSEENISAEVKFSLVNRLVVGMVQLAGSNQNVDEATESPASEFDVTIMVFGLNETAGNFDPSHVINRDQQYEGSMEPYEDFLSEPDTQYVEVYDNNRRDALEVIDEMEDISEEDVETFTEGPSVADHFDTPDKYIEIGNRQAGDELLHECYQTSENDSEKPANHSVVFYYIDSNCITYVKFVILDYYTNKNISGVEYQSPVAEYSHYSTGTLKAVVTNFETKTLYVQMYIYGYRGREAPASYVPFLPPPAWQRTVQQQLRPGAPHLTPLQTLQLLLMTGQRSTPPPGIFNESFEPEQQRSIKPEEMMLERIGDDSGNSTYDDNNDDEKNSALRQLNQGMSAWLGLLFLLILQNN; encoded by the exons ATGTgtgcaaatttgttttggttGGGTCTAATTGCCTGCGTAGCTTTCGCCAGGAGTATCGAACTCAATGAGGCCAAGCGCTTTTTTAGCGTGGGTGGAAGGGTCGATGGGGACCAGCTCCTGGTCAAGGATGTGCTCCACTCTCGTCCAGCCGGCCTAGGCGAACTTCCCAAAGTGACTTTCACCTACGAAATTCAGGAGCCCATTAATTGCATCGATATCCTGTCGGAGGAA AACATTTCGGCGGAGGTGAAATTCAGCTTGGTAAATCGCCTGGTCGTTGGCATGGTCCAATTGGCGGGCAGTAATCAAAATGTCGATGAAGCCACCGAATCACCAGCCTCTGAATTTGATGTGACCATCATGGTCTTTGGCCTCAATGAAACCGCTGGTAACTTCGATCCCTCGCATGTCATAAATCGCGATCAGCAATATGAGGGCTCGATGGAACCCTACGAGGATTTCCTGTCGGAACCAGATACCCAATATGTGGAAGTCTATGACAACAACAGACGTGATGCCTTAGAGGTAATCGATGAAATGGAGGATATTTCAGAAGAGGATGTCGAAACCTTTACGGAGGGCCCATCCGTGGCAGATCATTTTGATACGCCCGACAAGTATATTGAAATTGGAAACAGGCAGGCGG gcGATGAACTTCTTCATGAATGCTATCAGACTTCTGAAAATGACTCGGAAAAGCCAGCCAACCACTCGGTGGTTTTCTACTACATCGACAGCAATTGTATAACTTATGTGAAGTTTGTTATTTTGGAT TACTATACAAACAAGAACATCTCTGGTGTGGAGTACCAGTCGCCCGTGGCGGAGTACAGTCACTACTCGACTGGCACCCTAAAGGCGGTTGTTACGAATTTCGAGACCAAGACCCTCTACGTCCAGATGTATATCTACGGTTATCGGGGTCGCGAGGCGCCCGCCAGTTATGTGCCTTTTCTGCCGCCTCCTGCGTGGCAGAGGACAGTCCAGCAACAGCTCCGCCCCGGAGCTCCGCACCTGACCCCCCTACAGACTTTACAACTCCTCCTGATGACCGGCCAGAGGTCCACTCCGCCACCGGGAATCTTCAACGAGAGCTTTGAGCCCGAGCAGCAGCGTAGCATCAAGCCAGAGGAGATGATGCTGGAGAGGATCGGCGATGATAGTGGGAATAGTACCTACGATGATAACAATGATGATGAGAAGAATTCGGCCCTAAGGCAGTTGAACCAGGGAATGTCCGCCTGGTTGGGCCTGCTGTTCCTCCTGATCCTGCAGAACAACTAG
- the Tusp gene encoding tubby-related protein 4 isoform X2 gives MHLHFERNINTKCDCTILSLSWMGKVPDDIPEDEGWKLNRTNYYQEGWLATGNVRGIVGVTFTTSHCRKNMDYPLRTNYNLRGHRSDVILVKWNEPYQKLASCDSSGIIFVWIKYEGRWSIELINDRNTPVTHFSWSHDGRMALICYQDGFVLVGSVAGQRYWSSMLNLESTITCGIWTPDDQQVYFGTTQGQVIVMDVHGAMVSQVQLSNDVPITSMAWSCEKFKMEEGEEAEPGVTNAAKRSFVLAVSFQNGYIYLLKSFDDVSPAHINTCLNGALGMVMEWSNSRELLAVAGTLRTGLDGSKPEEMGLPSSYTNLVKFYTETGTCLYQAHIPCSTSTVSAITWGHNDKRLFIATGTQVHIAWVSRRVASLQLLCRLEIQASVGSESLLPLLPLPSRIKSLIGNLFAQTIRCCVPDLKSLRDFVSRPPLCSTRLHCTMIRHDDDSNLSSGTCYTLYLEYLGGLVPLLKGKRTSKIRPEFVIFDPQVNDAPLYFQYSAEAKSSSGSSQSTTTGNSGRTDSSDSDYEERSRFGSPRTPRKKRVRPKRRQQAGDRLSASGGAGGGSNDPDSLDELAYVDTLPEEVKLVEVTSNIWGTKFKIHGLAKTVPANLGQVTYKTSLLHLQPRQMTLVITELRDDFPPGPDPSFNPNIFSEDEDEHSQVHHQVLNHHDAVPQVNVITTQDGATLKPPIIPQRRLTDGASAPLIAPMSPRPNRILARHKNSLTVNGGSTSSSAGLSPLARAESYDDDSSNESQEAGAAAASTTVLLHQAPSNGSGPSCSKTITRPKTISSFKNSYSRSSSNSSCQSRHAISPLYCDGAVPTLQSPKNAVAPSDIIFERPAVPAAGQTTLMSYSSNADYANNVVQVKNALMSEPVRSANSHVNPVPLNLNLNLERMDARVKCMAAAPTTSKRREMLYIDEETQSPVPTPSSSSMKRTPTVVSIAPALPDSITRSCSVGYLDSVAITPSDEALSALRKDAPNKRLILVDKRRNRRKRQQQEDARRHKLQQTGKSKSLDSCDLLSLQTKLSSKEHEQVVRKLQEISDSSACSSAANTLCFKCRNNMSPSSACKRCQPTASSVLDEITAVVATVEPVKESPVQAKPAPKKRFDVITSFTDSPLFTRKHRFGIGRSKDTSGNETSTPLLGRKQDNGFSFVKQLSEVRWRRKEQPAQVNGSSSNASTLERQQQPEITGAACGAVEATPVEAKASVSLHTQALTTLENIISRLRDLDEGRLTPPSTPQRLPRSSPASPAASKKNKRQQSNSPIRHILNSPLLNRRQRKKQSIIESSDDEGNQTNGSGEESNNAGNGKQYRDLETFQKAQLRQKLKRGKIEPNGSASCANPAPVRREFVMHNKAPMWNEMSQVYQLDFGGRVTQESAKNFQIEFRGKQVMQFGRIDGNAYTLDFQYPFSALQAFAVALANVTQRLK, from the exons GACGAGGGCTGGAAGCTGAACCGCACCAACTACTACCAGGAGGGATGGCTGGCCACGGGCAATGTGCGCGGCATTGTGGGCGTGACCTTTACCACCTCGCATTGCCGCAAGAACATGGACTATCCGCTGAGGACCAACTACAACCTGCGCGGCCATAGATCGGAT gtcaTCTTGGTCAAATGGAACGAACCCTACCAGAAGCTGGCCTCCTGCGACAGCTCGGGCATCATCTTTGTGTGGATCAAGTACGAGGGTCGCTGGTCCATCGAGCTGATCAACGATCGCAATACGCCGGTTACCCACTTTTCCTGGTCCCACGATGGCCGCATGGCCTTGATCTGCTACCAGGATGGCTTCGTTCTGGTCGGATCCGTGGCTGGGCAAAGGTATTGGTCCTCCATGCTCAATCTGGAGTCGACGATCACCTGCGGTATTTGGACTCCGGACGATCAGCAGGTGTACTTTGGCACCACCCAGGGTCAGGTGATTGTGATGGATGTCCACGGGGCGATGGTGTCGCAGGTTCAGCTGTCCAACGATGTGCCCATCACATCGATGGCCTGGTCCTGCGAGAAGTTCAAGATGGAGGAGGGCGAGGAGGCGGAGCCCGGTGTAACCAATGCGG CCAAACGCTCCTTTGTCCTGGCTGTAAGCTTCCAGAATGGATATATCTATCTGCTTAAGTCGTTCGACGACGTCTCACCCGCACATATCAACACTTGCCTTAACGGCGCCCTCGGCATGGTCATGGAGTGGAGCAACTCCCGCGAGTTGCTGGCCGTAGCAGGAACCCTTCGCACCGGATTGGATGGATCGAAGCCGGAGGAGATGGGCCTACCGAGTAGCTACACGAATCTGGTCAAGTTCTACACGGAAACGGGCACATGTCTGTATCAGGCGCACATACCGTGCAGCACGTCCACCGTTTCGGCCATCACCTGGGGCCACAACGACAAGCGGCTGTTCATCGCTACGGGGACACAGGTTCACATCGCCTGGGTCTCCAGACGGGTGGCCTCCTTGCAGCTTCTCTGCCGTCTGGAAATCCAGGCGAGCGTCGGATCCGAGTCgctgctgccactgctgcCGTTGCCTTCTAGGATTAAGTCTCTCATTGGCAATCTGTTTGCTCAAACGATAAGA TGCTGTGTACCTGACCTGAAGTCGCTGCGAGACTTTGTTTCGCGACCACCGCTCTGCTCCACCCGGCTGCACTGCACCATGATCCGGCACGATGACGACTCCAATCTGAGCTCCGGCACCTGCTACACGCTCTATCTGGAGTACCTGGGCGGTTTGGTGCCGCTGCTCAAGGGCAAGCGTACCTCGAAAATTCGCCCAGAATTTGTGATCTTCGATCCTCAGGTTAATG ATGCCCCCTTGTACTTTCAATACTCCGCCGAGGCCAAGAGCTCCTCGGGCTCCAGCCAGTCCACCACCACGGGCAACAGTGGACGCACCGACTCCTCGGACAGTGACTACGAGGAGCGATCCCGCTTTGGCTCGCCGCGAACTCCGCGCAAGAAGCGAGTGCGTCCGAAGAGGCGACAACAGGCCGGCGATCGTTTGAGCGCCTCTGGTGGCGCAGGGGGCGGATCGAACGATCCCGATAGCCTGGATGAGCTGGCCTATGTGGACACACTGCCGGAG GAAGTCAAGCTGGTCGAGGTGACCTCCAACATTTGGGGTACCAAGTTCAAGATCCATGGACTTGCCAAAACCGTCCCAGCCAATTTAGGCCAAGTAACTTATAAGACGTCCCTACTGCATTTGCAGCCGCGTCAAATGACGCTGGTCATCACCGAGCTGCGCGACGATTTTCCACCTGGTCCCGATCCCAGCTTCAATCCGAATATATTCTCCGAGGACGAAGATGAGCATAGTCAGGTTCATCATCAGGTGCTCAATCATCACGATGCAGTGCCGCAGGTGAATGTGATCACCACTCAGGATGGGGCTACGCTGAAGCCACCGATAATACCGCAACGTCGCCTCACCGACGGAGCCTCGGCTCCCTTGATAGCGCCCATGTCGCCGCGTCCAAATAGAATTCTGGCGCGGCACAAGAACTCGCTGACTGTAAATGGAGGATCTACCTCTTCATCGGCGGGTCTGAGTCCTCTGGCGCGAGCCGAGAGCTACGATGATGATTCCTCCAACGAATCCCAGGAGGcgggagctgctgctgcgtccACCACTGTGCTCCTGCATCAGGCACCCTCGAATGGCTCGGGTCCCAGTTGCAGCAAGACCATTACGCGCCCCAAGACGATCAGCAGCTTCAAGAACAGCTACAGCCGCTCCAGCTCCAATTCCAGCTGCCAGTCGCGTCATGCCATCTCACCGCTTTATTGCGATGGCGCCGTGCCCACGCTGCAGAGTCCCAAGAATGCAGTGGCTCCCTCGGACATCATCTTCGAGCGTCCCGCCGTGCCAGCCGCTGGGCAAACCACCTTGATGTCTTACTCGAGCAATGCAGACTATGCCAACAATGTGGTTCAGGTGAAGAATGCTCTGATGTCGGAGCCCGTGCGTTCGGCCAACAGTCATGTGAATCCGGTGCCACTGAATCTCAATCTGAATCTGGAGCGAATGGATGCGAGGGTCAAGTGTATGGCGGCGGCACCCACAACCTCCAAGCGACGTGAGATGCTGTACATCGATGAGGAGACGCAGTCGCCAGTGCCCACGCCGAGTAGCAGCAGCATGAAGCGCACTCCCACGGTGGTGTCCATTGCTCCTGCCCTGCCCGACTCCATCACGCGCAGCTGCAGCGTGGGGTATCTGGATTCGGTGGCCATTACACCATCGGATGAGGCGCTTTCTGCCCTGCGCAAGGATGCGCCGAACAAGCGGCTGATCCTGGTGGACAAGCGAAGGAATCGGAGGAaaaggcagcagcaggaggatgCCAGGCGGCACAAACTCCAGCAGACCGGGAAATCCAAGAGCCTGGACTCCTGCGACCTGCTCTCCCTGCAGACGAAGCTGTCCAGCAAGGAGCACGAGCAGGTGGTGCGCAAGCTGCAGGAGATCTCCGACAGCAGCGCCTGCAGCAGTGCGGCCAACACGCTGTGCTTCAAGTGCAGGAACAACATGAGTCCCAGCAGTGCCTGCAAGCGGTGTCAGCCGACGGCGAGCTCTGTTCTGGATGAGATTACCGCCGTTGTGGCGACGGTGGAGCCGGTCAAGGAGTCGCCGGTGCAGGCCAAGCCGGCGCCAAAGAAACGCTTCGATGTCATCACTAGCTTCACAGACTCGCCGCTCTTTACGCGCAAGCATCGCTTTGGAATCGGACGCAGCAAGGACACCTCGGGCAACGAGACCTCCACTCCCTTGCTGGGCAGAAAGCAGGACAATGGCTTTAGCTTTGTAAAGCAGCTGTCCGAGGTTCGCTGGCGACGCAAGGAGCAGCCAGCCCAGGTAAATGGCTCGAGTAGTAATGCCAGCACTCTGGAGCGTCAACAGCAGCCGGAGATCACGGGAGCGGCCTGTGGCGCCGTGGAGGCCACGCCAGTGGAGGCCAAGGCTTCGGTTTCGCTGCATACTCAG GCCCTTACCACTTTGGAGAACATCATAAGCCGTCTTCGTGATCTCGACGAGGGTCGGTTAACGCCTCCTTCCACCCCGCAGCGACTGCCAAGGAGTTCTCCCGCCTCGCCGGCGGCCAGCAAAAAGAACAAGCGGCAGCAGAGCAACTCGCCCATTCGCCACATTTTAAATTCACCGCTTTTGAACCGGCGGCAGCGGAAAAAGCAGAGCATCATCGAGAGCTCCGATGATGAGGGCAACCAGACCAATGGATCCGGTGAGGAGAGCAACAACGCGGGCAATGGCAAGCAGTATCGCGATCTGGAGACCTTCCAGAAGGCCCAGCTGCGTCAGAAG CTAAAGCGTGGAAAGATCGAGCCGAATGGCAGTGCTAGTTGTGCCAATCCGGCGCCAGTGCGTCGCGAGTTTGTGATGCACAACAAGGCGCCCATGTGGAATGAGATGAGCCAGGTGTACCAGCTGGATTTTGGAGGTCGCGTTACCCAGGAATCGGCCAAGAACTTTCAAATAGAGTTTCGTGGCAAGCAG GTCATGCAATTTGGACGCATCGATGGCAATGCCTACACCCTGGACTTCCAGTATCCTTTCTCCGCCCTCCAGGCCTTTGCCGTGGCTTTGGCCAATGTGACACAGCGACTCAAGTAA
- the Tusp gene encoding tubby-related protein 4 isoform X1: MHLHFERNINTKCDCTILSLSWMGKVPDDIPEDEGWKLNRTNYYQEGWLATGNVRGIVGVTFTTSHCRKNMDYPLRTNYNLRGHRSDVILVKWNEPYQKLASCDSSGIIFVWIKYEGRWSIELINDRNTPVTHFSWSHDGRMALICYQDGFVLVGSVAGQRYWSSMLNLESTITCGIWTPDDQQVYFGTTQGQVIVMDVHGAMVSQVQLSNDVPITSMAWSCEKFKMEEGEEAEPGVTNAAKRSFVLAVSFQNGYIYLLKSFDDVSPAHINTCLNGALGMVMEWSNSRELLAVAGTLRTGLDGSKPEEMGLPSSYTNLVKFYTETGTCLYQAHIPCSTSTVSAITWGHNDKRLFIATGTQVHIAWVSRRVASLQLLCRLEIQASVGSESLLPLLPLPSRIKSLIGNLFAQTIRCCVPDLKSLRDFVSRPPLCSTRLHCTMIRHDDDSNLSSGTCYTLYLEYLGGLVPLLKGKRTSKIRPEFVIFDPQVNDAPLYFQYSAEAKSSSGSSQSTTTGNSGRTDSSDSDYEERSRFGSPRTPRKKRVRPKRRQQAGDRLSASGGAGGGSNDPDSLDELAYVDTLPEQEVKLVEVTSNIWGTKFKIHGLAKTVPANLGQVTYKTSLLHLQPRQMTLVITELRDDFPPGPDPSFNPNIFSEDEDEHSQVHHQVLNHHDAVPQVNVITTQDGATLKPPIIPQRRLTDGASAPLIAPMSPRPNRILARHKNSLTVNGGSTSSSAGLSPLARAESYDDDSSNESQEAGAAAASTTVLLHQAPSNGSGPSCSKTITRPKTISSFKNSYSRSSSNSSCQSRHAISPLYCDGAVPTLQSPKNAVAPSDIIFERPAVPAAGQTTLMSYSSNADYANNVVQVKNALMSEPVRSANSHVNPVPLNLNLNLERMDARVKCMAAAPTTSKRREMLYIDEETQSPVPTPSSSSMKRTPTVVSIAPALPDSITRSCSVGYLDSVAITPSDEALSALRKDAPNKRLILVDKRRNRRKRQQQEDARRHKLQQTGKSKSLDSCDLLSLQTKLSSKEHEQVVRKLQEISDSSACSSAANTLCFKCRNNMSPSSACKRCQPTASSVLDEITAVVATVEPVKESPVQAKPAPKKRFDVITSFTDSPLFTRKHRFGIGRSKDTSGNETSTPLLGRKQDNGFSFVKQLSEVRWRRKEQPAQVNGSSSNASTLERQQQPEITGAACGAVEATPVEAKASVSLHTQALTTLENIISRLRDLDEGRLTPPSTPQRLPRSSPASPAASKKNKRQQSNSPIRHILNSPLLNRRQRKKQSIIESSDDEGNQTNGSGEESNNAGNGKQYRDLETFQKAQLRQKLKRGKIEPNGSASCANPAPVRREFVMHNKAPMWNEMSQVYQLDFGGRVTQESAKNFQIEFRGKQVMQFGRIDGNAYTLDFQYPFSALQAFAVALANVTQRLK; encoded by the exons GACGAGGGCTGGAAGCTGAACCGCACCAACTACTACCAGGAGGGATGGCTGGCCACGGGCAATGTGCGCGGCATTGTGGGCGTGACCTTTACCACCTCGCATTGCCGCAAGAACATGGACTATCCGCTGAGGACCAACTACAACCTGCGCGGCCATAGATCGGAT gtcaTCTTGGTCAAATGGAACGAACCCTACCAGAAGCTGGCCTCCTGCGACAGCTCGGGCATCATCTTTGTGTGGATCAAGTACGAGGGTCGCTGGTCCATCGAGCTGATCAACGATCGCAATACGCCGGTTACCCACTTTTCCTGGTCCCACGATGGCCGCATGGCCTTGATCTGCTACCAGGATGGCTTCGTTCTGGTCGGATCCGTGGCTGGGCAAAGGTATTGGTCCTCCATGCTCAATCTGGAGTCGACGATCACCTGCGGTATTTGGACTCCGGACGATCAGCAGGTGTACTTTGGCACCACCCAGGGTCAGGTGATTGTGATGGATGTCCACGGGGCGATGGTGTCGCAGGTTCAGCTGTCCAACGATGTGCCCATCACATCGATGGCCTGGTCCTGCGAGAAGTTCAAGATGGAGGAGGGCGAGGAGGCGGAGCCCGGTGTAACCAATGCGG CCAAACGCTCCTTTGTCCTGGCTGTAAGCTTCCAGAATGGATATATCTATCTGCTTAAGTCGTTCGACGACGTCTCACCCGCACATATCAACACTTGCCTTAACGGCGCCCTCGGCATGGTCATGGAGTGGAGCAACTCCCGCGAGTTGCTGGCCGTAGCAGGAACCCTTCGCACCGGATTGGATGGATCGAAGCCGGAGGAGATGGGCCTACCGAGTAGCTACACGAATCTGGTCAAGTTCTACACGGAAACGGGCACATGTCTGTATCAGGCGCACATACCGTGCAGCACGTCCACCGTTTCGGCCATCACCTGGGGCCACAACGACAAGCGGCTGTTCATCGCTACGGGGACACAGGTTCACATCGCCTGGGTCTCCAGACGGGTGGCCTCCTTGCAGCTTCTCTGCCGTCTGGAAATCCAGGCGAGCGTCGGATCCGAGTCgctgctgccactgctgcCGTTGCCTTCTAGGATTAAGTCTCTCATTGGCAATCTGTTTGCTCAAACGATAAGA TGCTGTGTACCTGACCTGAAGTCGCTGCGAGACTTTGTTTCGCGACCACCGCTCTGCTCCACCCGGCTGCACTGCACCATGATCCGGCACGATGACGACTCCAATCTGAGCTCCGGCACCTGCTACACGCTCTATCTGGAGTACCTGGGCGGTTTGGTGCCGCTGCTCAAGGGCAAGCGTACCTCGAAAATTCGCCCAGAATTTGTGATCTTCGATCCTCAGGTTAATG ATGCCCCCTTGTACTTTCAATACTCCGCCGAGGCCAAGAGCTCCTCGGGCTCCAGCCAGTCCACCACCACGGGCAACAGTGGACGCACCGACTCCTCGGACAGTGACTACGAGGAGCGATCCCGCTTTGGCTCGCCGCGAACTCCGCGCAAGAAGCGAGTGCGTCCGAAGAGGCGACAACAGGCCGGCGATCGTTTGAGCGCCTCTGGTGGCGCAGGGGGCGGATCGAACGATCCCGATAGCCTGGATGAGCTGGCCTATGTGGACACACTGCCGGAG CAGGAAGTCAAGCTGGTCGAGGTGACCTCCAACATTTGGGGTACCAAGTTCAAGATCCATGGACTTGCCAAAACCGTCCCAGCCAATTTAGGCCAAGTAACTTATAAGACGTCCCTACTGCATTTGCAGCCGCGTCAAATGACGCTGGTCATCACCGAGCTGCGCGACGATTTTCCACCTGGTCCCGATCCCAGCTTCAATCCGAATATATTCTCCGAGGACGAAGATGAGCATAGTCAGGTTCATCATCAGGTGCTCAATCATCACGATGCAGTGCCGCAGGTGAATGTGATCACCACTCAGGATGGGGCTACGCTGAAGCCACCGATAATACCGCAACGTCGCCTCACCGACGGAGCCTCGGCTCCCTTGATAGCGCCCATGTCGCCGCGTCCAAATAGAATTCTGGCGCGGCACAAGAACTCGCTGACTGTAAATGGAGGATCTACCTCTTCATCGGCGGGTCTGAGTCCTCTGGCGCGAGCCGAGAGCTACGATGATGATTCCTCCAACGAATCCCAGGAGGcgggagctgctgctgcgtccACCACTGTGCTCCTGCATCAGGCACCCTCGAATGGCTCGGGTCCCAGTTGCAGCAAGACCATTACGCGCCCCAAGACGATCAGCAGCTTCAAGAACAGCTACAGCCGCTCCAGCTCCAATTCCAGCTGCCAGTCGCGTCATGCCATCTCACCGCTTTATTGCGATGGCGCCGTGCCCACGCTGCAGAGTCCCAAGAATGCAGTGGCTCCCTCGGACATCATCTTCGAGCGTCCCGCCGTGCCAGCCGCTGGGCAAACCACCTTGATGTCTTACTCGAGCAATGCAGACTATGCCAACAATGTGGTTCAGGTGAAGAATGCTCTGATGTCGGAGCCCGTGCGTTCGGCCAACAGTCATGTGAATCCGGTGCCACTGAATCTCAATCTGAATCTGGAGCGAATGGATGCGAGGGTCAAGTGTATGGCGGCGGCACCCACAACCTCCAAGCGACGTGAGATGCTGTACATCGATGAGGAGACGCAGTCGCCAGTGCCCACGCCGAGTAGCAGCAGCATGAAGCGCACTCCCACGGTGGTGTCCATTGCTCCTGCCCTGCCCGACTCCATCACGCGCAGCTGCAGCGTGGGGTATCTGGATTCGGTGGCCATTACACCATCGGATGAGGCGCTTTCTGCCCTGCGCAAGGATGCGCCGAACAAGCGGCTGATCCTGGTGGACAAGCGAAGGAATCGGAGGAaaaggcagcagcaggaggatgCCAGGCGGCACAAACTCCAGCAGACCGGGAAATCCAAGAGCCTGGACTCCTGCGACCTGCTCTCCCTGCAGACGAAGCTGTCCAGCAAGGAGCACGAGCAGGTGGTGCGCAAGCTGCAGGAGATCTCCGACAGCAGCGCCTGCAGCAGTGCGGCCAACACGCTGTGCTTCAAGTGCAGGAACAACATGAGTCCCAGCAGTGCCTGCAAGCGGTGTCAGCCGACGGCGAGCTCTGTTCTGGATGAGATTACCGCCGTTGTGGCGACGGTGGAGCCGGTCAAGGAGTCGCCGGTGCAGGCCAAGCCGGCGCCAAAGAAACGCTTCGATGTCATCACTAGCTTCACAGACTCGCCGCTCTTTACGCGCAAGCATCGCTTTGGAATCGGACGCAGCAAGGACACCTCGGGCAACGAGACCTCCACTCCCTTGCTGGGCAGAAAGCAGGACAATGGCTTTAGCTTTGTAAAGCAGCTGTCCGAGGTTCGCTGGCGACGCAAGGAGCAGCCAGCCCAGGTAAATGGCTCGAGTAGTAATGCCAGCACTCTGGAGCGTCAACAGCAGCCGGAGATCACGGGAGCGGCCTGTGGCGCCGTGGAGGCCACGCCAGTGGAGGCCAAGGCTTCGGTTTCGCTGCATACTCAG GCCCTTACCACTTTGGAGAACATCATAAGCCGTCTTCGTGATCTCGACGAGGGTCGGTTAACGCCTCCTTCCACCCCGCAGCGACTGCCAAGGAGTTCTCCCGCCTCGCCGGCGGCCAGCAAAAAGAACAAGCGGCAGCAGAGCAACTCGCCCATTCGCCACATTTTAAATTCACCGCTTTTGAACCGGCGGCAGCGGAAAAAGCAGAGCATCATCGAGAGCTCCGATGATGAGGGCAACCAGACCAATGGATCCGGTGAGGAGAGCAACAACGCGGGCAATGGCAAGCAGTATCGCGATCTGGAGACCTTCCAGAAGGCCCAGCTGCGTCAGAAG CTAAAGCGTGGAAAGATCGAGCCGAATGGCAGTGCTAGTTGTGCCAATCCGGCGCCAGTGCGTCGCGAGTTTGTGATGCACAACAAGGCGCCCATGTGGAATGAGATGAGCCAGGTGTACCAGCTGGATTTTGGAGGTCGCGTTACCCAGGAATCGGCCAAGAACTTTCAAATAGAGTTTCGTGGCAAGCAG GTCATGCAATTTGGACGCATCGATGGCAATGCCTACACCCTGGACTTCCAGTATCCTTTCTCCGCCCTCCAGGCCTTTGCCGTGGCTTTGGCCAATGTGACACAGCGACTCAAGTAA